In Helianthus annuus cultivar XRQ/B chromosome 3, HanXRQr2.0-SUNRISE, whole genome shotgun sequence, a single window of DNA contains:
- the LOC110928835 gene encoding diacylglycerol kinase 3, with protein MESPAPETTVNTMAVRRSWVESMKRCSLSGISIPKEELKKRITMPEYLRVAMRYCISSKDIAACDGEKSPVGEVECPVVVFINSKSGGRHGPDLMARLQDLMGREQVFDLQDVRPHEFVEYGLGCLEKFAANGDNCAKETRERLRIVVAGGDGTVGWVLGCLGELHKEGRNPIPPTAIIPLGTGNDLSRSFGWGGSFPFSWRAAIKNTLDKATRAPTSYLDSWKLLISMPSGENLDTPHSLKQTEEVVFDQDVEIQGKLAEKVSCYQGVFYNYFSIGMDAQVAYGFHHLRNEKPYLAQGPISNKIIYSGYSCTQGWFFTPCMADPGLRGLKNILRLHVKRQNSSEWELVPIPSSVRSIVALNLHSYASGRNPWGKLKPDYMEKKGFVEAHADDGLLEVFGFKHGWHASFVMVELISAKHIAQAAAIRFELRGGAWKKAFMQMDGEPWKQPLKNEFSTFVDIERVPFRSVMINGG; from the exons ATGGAGTCGCCGGCGCCGGAGACGACGGTGAACACGATGGCGGTACGGCGGTCGTGGGTGGAGTCGATGAAGCGGTGTTCGTTATCGGGAATAAGTATTCCGAAAGAGGAGTTGAAGAAGAGGATAACTATGCCGGAGTATTTGAGAGTTGCTATGAGATATTGTATTAGTTCAAAGGATATTGCTGCCTGTGATGGTGAGAAGTCGCCGGTCGGAGAGGTTGAGTGTCCGGTGGTGGTGTTTATAAACTCTAAAAGTGGTGGCAGGCATGGCCCGGACCTTATGGCTAGGTTGCAGGACTTGATGGGTCGAgaacag GTCTTTGATCTTCAAGATGTGAGGCCGCATGAGTTTGTGGAATACGGGTTGGGTTGCTTGGAGAAGTTTGCTGCGAACGGAGATAATTGTGCCAAAGAAACCCGAGAAAGATTAAGGATTGTG GTTGCAGGAGGCGATGGAACCGTTGGTTGGGTTCTCGGATGCCTTGGAGAGCTTCACAAAGAGGGTCGAAACCCCATTCCACCAACGGCAATTATTCCTCTTGGTACAGGAAACGATTTGTCCAGAAGTTTTGGATGG GGTGGTTCATTTCCTTTTAGCTGGAGAGCTGCCATAAAAAATACTCTTGATAAGGCCACTCGTGCTCCAACTAGCTACCTCGATAg TTGGAAACTTTTGATATCAATGCCATCGGGTGAAAATTTGGATACGCCTCATTCTTTGAAGCAAACAGAGGAGGTTGTTTTTGATCAG GATGTAGAAATTCAAGGGAAGTTAGCTGAGAAAGTTTCATGCTATCAAGGAGTGTTCTATAATTATTTCAGCATAG GAATGGATGCTCAAGTGGCTTACGGTTTCCATCATTTAAGGAACGAGAAACCTTACCTTGCTCAAGGTCCCATTTCAAACAAG ATAATATACTCTGGATATAGTTGCACACAAGGGTGGTTTTTTACACCTTGTATGGCGGACCCTGGTTTGAG GGGACTAAAGAATATTTTGAGGTTACATGTTAAACGGCAAAACAGCTCAGAGTGGGAACTTGTCCCTATCCCATCAAG TGTTAGATCTATCGTTGCTTTGAATCTTCATAGCTATGCAAGTGGAAGAAATCCTTGGGGTAAATTGAAACCAGATTATATGGAAAAG AAAGGCTTTGTTGAGGCTCATGCAGATGACGGTCTCTTAGAAGTTTTTGGATTTAAGCATGGATGGCATGCATCATTCGTCATGGTCGAACTTATTTCAGCCAAACACATCGCACAG GCTGCTGCAATTCGATTTGAGTTAAGGGGTGGAGCATGGAAAAAAGCGTTTATGCAGATGGATGGAGAACCATGGAAACAACCGTTAAAGAACGAGTTTTCAACCTTTGTTGACATTGAAAGGGTACCATTCCGTTCGGTTATGATCAATGGAGGGTGA